From a region of the Gossypium raimondii isolate GPD5lz chromosome 10, ASM2569854v1, whole genome shotgun sequence genome:
- the LOC105778107 gene encoding probable ribosome biogenesis protein RLP24, translating to MRLEKCWFCSSTVYPGHGIQFVRNDAKIFRFCRSKCHKNFKMKRNPRKVKWTKAYRRLHGKDMTQDSTFEFERKRNRPERYDRNLAENTLKAIKKIDKIRSDRASDHIKNRLKTGKVQRQKEARKQLEQGIHLVKAPLALAQDSSLCLPKIKVNVSQAQIEENQPMEE from the exons ATGAGATTAGAGAAGTGCTGGTTTTGTTCCTCCACTGTATATCCGGGGCATGGTATTCAATTTGTTCGCAACGATGCCAAG ATTTTCCGTTTCTGTAGATCGAAATGCCACAAGAACTTCAAGATGAAGAGGAATCCCCGTAAAGTAAAATGGACCAAGGCCTATAGGCGTTTGCATGGAAAGGACATGACACAG GATTCAACATTTGAGTTTGAGAGAAAACGTAATAGGCCGGAGAGATATGATAGAAACCTTGCAGAGAATACTCTGAAGGCCATTAAAAAGATTGATAAAATCAGATCAGACAGGGCATCTGACCACATCAAAAACAG GCTTAAGACAGGCAAAGTCCAGAGGCAGAAAGAAGCAAGGAAGCAATTGGAGCAGGGCATTCACTTGGTCAAAGCTCCGCTCGCACTTGCACAAGATTCATCTCTTTGTCTTCCAAAAATCAAAGTCAATGTGTCCCAAGCACAGATAGAAGAGAATCAGCCCATGGAAGAGTGA